CGAACAGCGATGTCATCGGCGTGGAGATCGGCGGAGCACTGAAAAATATTATCGCCTTAGGAGCTGGTATATCCGATGGAATGGGCTATGGGGATAATGCAAAAGCGGCTATGATGACCCGGGGAATTGCTGAAATAGCAAGACTTGGTGTTAAGCTTGGAGCAGACATACACACCTTCTCCGGATTGACCGGAATCGGAGATCTGGTCGTAACCTGTACGAGTATGCATTCCAGAAACAGGCGGTGCGGTATCCTGATCGGAGAGGGCATGAAACCGAAGGAAGCTACGAAAAAGGTCGGAATGGTGGTGGAAGGAATGTATACTACAGAAGCAGCCTATGAGCTTGCTAAAAGGGAAGGGGTAGAAATGCCCATTACGGAAGGAATTTATGCCGTGATCAACGATAAGATCGATGCCAGAGATGCGGTCAATCAGCTGATGACAAGAGATAAAAAAAGCGAAATTATGTTTTAATGAATGGTATATCCATTATAAATTGGAATAAAAAAAGGGCACCTCGAAAAAAGGCGCCCTTTATGCATTTTATAGGATTACGCTTCTGCCTTACAAAACAGCTTATACGATGTATCCCGCATAAAGCTTTCAAAGGTCGGAACATCTGTGTCGTTTGATGCAAAGCATACGATAAAAGGTTCCTTGGCGTATACGATGCCCACGTCATGGGTGGTTTTCTCTTCCTCTCCGGTCTTATGAGCTACTTTAAAGGCGTAGGGCAGTTTGGCCGGTATCTTGCTGTTGATCTGTTGTTTCAGCAGAATGTCCTCAATAAATTCCGAGGCCTCTTTGCTGATTAAAGTTCTTTTATAGATCTTTTCCAGAAGCTCTCCCATTTCTTTTGGTGTGAACACATTCATGATCCCCTTGTTTTCGCTTTCAAAATCGTAAAGGCAGCGGTTCAATCTCGTCTTTTTCATTCCAAGCTTTTCAAAAACGCCTTTCATTTTTTCGATTCCGAAATGTCTTGCAAGGGCATTTGCAGCCGTATTGTCACTGATAGTAATCATCAGCTTCCCCAGGGTAAGAATATCCACAGAAGGGTCGCCTGTCATATGCTGAACCGCACCGCAGCCCGGGATTTTCTCGCTTTCTAAAATTTTGATTTTTTCGCTGAAATCCACATGATTGTGTTCTTTTTCATAAACCATGGCCGCAAACAGCGGGAATTTAAAAATGCTGGCGGCGCGAAACAGTTCGTCTTCATGAAATCCTACGGTTTCATCCGTGACAAGGTTCTTATAGTAAAAGCCCACCTTTCCGCGCATGCCTTCCAGTTCTTTGAAAAGTTCTTCCCACATATTCATTATTTCTCCCCTCTGCACCTTTCTTTACCTTTTCTCAATATCTGTCCGGCCTTTACGCCGGTATGCCGGCCGTTTTCCGCCGTCAATATGCCATTTACATAGACCTTTAAAATGCCCTGACATGCGCATTTAGGATTGTGGTAATCCGGGGTATCCTGTATCGTAGCAAAATCCAGCAGAACTAAATCGGCGCACATTCCTTCTTTAATCAGGCCTCTGTTAGGCAGTCCAAGACGAGCAGCAGGAAGTCCGGTCATTTTATAGATGGCTGTTTCCAAAGGGAAAAGCTTTCTGTCTCTGCAATAATGTGCTATGACACGAGGGAAGGTTCCATACCATCTCGGATGGGGCTGTCCCGGATAATCCAGAGAAGCAGCATCTCCGTCGGAGCCGGTCATAGTAAAGCGCTGGGACATGATATATTCGATATCTTCCTCACACATACCATAGTTTACCTCGTTGACTCTGCCTTTTTCCTCTACGATCAAATCGAAGCAGGCATCCGCCGGATCCACCCCTCTGATTTCAGCAATTTCAGCAATGGACTTTCCAATGGTCCAGGCGTTTTTTTCACTTTCCGCGTAGGACACGAAAATATCTCCCCAACGACCAACGTGGCTGGCATTGCTCTCCGCCTTGAGCTTTTCTCGTATCTCTGGTGTTTGCAATCGTTCAAGCATTTTTTCCATACCGCCTTCAAAGCCCCATAAAGGAACATTGCTGTCCATGGTGGTGGAGGACGCACTATAAGGATATTGGTCAACGGTAACGTCCAGACCTTCCCGTCTGGCCTTTTCGATCATGGCTATGGTCGTTTTGCAGTCCAGCTCCCAATGGGTCTTTCTTGTAACCTTATGATGGGATATTTGCAGTGGGACACCAGAACGCCTGCAGACCTCAAGGGCTTCTTTCACGGACTCTACAGTCTGTGTTGCTTCATCCCGCATGTGAGTTGCATAATATCCGCCGTAAGGCTTCAATTCCTTTACTAAAGCAGCCATCTCATCTACGTCGGAAAAGCATCCCGGCGGATAGATCAGGCCGCTGGACATGCCATAAGCGCCATCCTCCATAGACTGCCTGAGAAGCTGAATCATTTCTTCCATTTCCTTTTCGGTCGGTTTTCTGTCATCAAAGCCCATAACGGCCAGCCGGATTGTACCATGCCCAGCCAGTGTTCCGAAATTCGTGCTTGTGCCGGCCTTTTCCAGTCTGTCCAGATATTCAGAAAACCGCTGCCAGTCGTAGTCCAAATGTCCCGCATAGTCTTTAAGAAGCTTCATCCTGTCCGGATTTACCGGAGCAGGGGAGATCCCGCAATTTGCACCTATTTCTGTAGTAACTCCCTGAAAAATTCGGCTTTCTGCCAGAGGATAATCAAACAGTGTACTGTCGCTGTGGGTATGAATATCAATAAATCCTGGAACGAGATACTGATCCTCCGCATCTACGGTTTCCTTTGCCTGTGCTTTTTCAAGAACTCCGATTTTTTCAATTCTTCCGTCCTTTATTCCCACGTCGCCTCGGAACCAAGGTGCATTCGTGCCATCAATAATTCTGGCATTTTTAATAATCAAGTCATACATAAAACTATCCTTCATCATCAATCACTCCTCTCTGATGTACATTCTTATTGTATTCAGTATACCAGACCTAAAAATAAATTTCAGTAGTTTACACAAAATTTTTAACTATTTTATGGTGAATATTATCAAAGAAGAGAAGCAAAAAATTGTGGCAGTTTAACAAGAAAAGGACGATAAAGCCTGATAAATCGTTTACACCTACAAGACTTAATGGTATAATAATTCAATTAATATTATGGAGGTTACTTTGGAAAAAGATACGATATTGGAAAAATCAGGAAATAAAAAATACCACATCATAACCTTTGGCTGTCAGATGAACGAGCATGATTCCGAAACCATGGCTGGTATGTTAAACGAAAAGGGTTTTGAAGCGGAAGAAGAAAGAGATCAGGCGGACATTGTCATTATCAATACGTGCAGTGTCCGGGAAAATGCGGACAAACGGTTTTTCGGAACTTTGGGTCAGCTGAAAAAAATAAAGGAAAAGAACCCGGAGTTTGTTGCCTGTGTATGCGGCTGTATGATGCAGCAGCAGCACATCATAGATCAAGTGAAGAGCAAATACCCCTGGGTGGATCTGGTGTTTGGAACCCATAACATTCATCAATTTCCGCAGCTGCTGGATAATGTGATCCAAGAGAGAAAGAAAATTGTAGATGTCTGGCAGGACGGCGGAGCCATTGTGGAGGGATTGCCGGCAAAAAGGCTGTATGATTTTAAGGCTCTGGTGAATATTATGTATGGCTGCAACAACTTCTGCACCTATTGTATCGTCCCTTACACAAGAGGCCGCGAGCGAAGCCGCAGACCGGAGGAGATTATTAAAGAGGTCCAGGAATTAGTGGAAAACGGAGCAAAGGAAATTACCCTGCTTGGACAGAATGTGAACTCTTACGGAGTAAGTAAGCATGAAGATGGTTATTGTGCTTCCGAAGAAAAGGGTATGGACTTTGCTGATTTGATTTATGCATTGAATGAAATAGAAGGACTGGAAAGGATCCGCTTTATGACGTCCCACCCCAAAGACCTGTCGGATAAATTGATTCAGGCATACAGGGACTGCGACAAGCTCTGTCACGCCATCCATCTGCCAGTGCAGTCGGGAAGTGACAAGGTGCTGAAGCGAATGAACCGAAAGTATACCAAATCAGATTATGTAACGCTGATCGAAAAACTCAGAGCTGCGGCGCCG
This region of Aminipila luticellarii genomic DNA includes:
- the miaB gene encoding tRNA (N6-isopentenyl adenosine(37)-C2)-methylthiotransferase MiaB — protein: MEKDTILEKSGNKKYHIITFGCQMNEHDSETMAGMLNEKGFEAEEERDQADIVIINTCSVRENADKRFFGTLGQLKKIKEKNPEFVACVCGCMMQQQHIIDQVKSKYPWVDLVFGTHNIHQFPQLLDNVIQERKKIVDVWQDGGAIVEGLPAKRLYDFKALVNIMYGCNNFCTYCIVPYTRGRERSRRPEEIIKEVQELVENGAKEITLLGQNVNSYGVSKHEDGYCASEEKGMDFADLIYALNEIEGLERIRFMTSHPKDLSDKLIQAYRDCDKLCHAIHLPVQSGSDKVLKRMNRKYTKSDYVTLIEKLRAAAPDIAVTTDLIVGFPGETEEDFQETMDLIEKVRYDSAFTFIYSIRKGTPAEEYEDQVPEEVKHDRFNRLLERMNQISGEINKTYEDTVQKVLVEGPSSSKKDGSTLAGRTESAKLVNFQGSEALTGQIVKVKITEGKQFNLKGILEA
- a CDS encoding N-acyl-D-amino-acid deacylase family protein, with translation MMKDSFMYDLIIKNARIIDGTNAPWFRGDVGIKDGRIEKIGVLEKAQAKETVDAEDQYLVPGFIDIHTHSDSTLFDYPLAESRIFQGVTTEIGANCGISPAPVNPDRMKLLKDYAGHLDYDWQRFSEYLDRLEKAGTSTNFGTLAGHGTIRLAVMGFDDRKPTEKEMEEMIQLLRQSMEDGAYGMSSGLIYPPGCFSDVDEMAALVKELKPYGGYYATHMRDEATQTVESVKEALEVCRRSGVPLQISHHKVTRKTHWELDCKTTIAMIEKARREGLDVTVDQYPYSASSTTMDSNVPLWGFEGGMEKMLERLQTPEIREKLKAESNASHVGRWGDIFVSYAESEKNAWTIGKSIAEIAEIRGVDPADACFDLIVEEKGRVNEVNYGMCEEDIEYIMSQRFTMTGSDGDAASLDYPGQPHPRWYGTFPRVIAHYCRDRKLFPLETAIYKMTGLPAARLGLPNRGLIKEGMCADLVLLDFATIQDTPDYHNPKCACQGILKVYVNGILTAENGRHTGVKAGQILRKGKERCRGEK
- a CDS encoding serine hydrolase, with translation MNMWEELFKELEGMRGKVGFYYKNLVTDETVGFHEDELFRAASIFKFPLFAAMVYEKEHNHVDFSEKIKILESEKIPGCGAVQHMTGDPSVDILTLGKLMITISDNTAANALARHFGIEKMKGVFEKLGMKKTRLNRCLYDFESENKGIMNVFTPKEMGELLEKIYKRTLISKEASEFIEDILLKQQINSKIPAKLPYAFKVAHKTGEEEKTTHDVGIVYAKEPFIVCFASNDTDVPTFESFMRDTSYKLFCKAEA